The segment ATACCGTCGTAACCGCCCGATCATTCCGCGGGGCGACACGGTCATTGAAGCGGATGATGAGGTGTTCTTCATCGCCGCGCGCAAGGATATTCGTACCGTGATGGGCGAACTGCGCCGTGTTGATAGAAACTTCCGCCGCGTCGTCATCGCTGGTGGCGGCAACATCGGTGAGCGCCTTGCGGAAACGCTGGAGCATACGCATCAGGTCAAGATCATCGAGCACTCATTGGCGCGCTGTACTGCCCTTTCAGAGAAGTTGGACCGCACCGTCGTCCTCCACGGCAGTGCCACCTCCAAACGGCTACTGCTGGAGGAGAACATCGAAGATTGCGATATCTTCTGTGCGCTGACCAATGACGATGAGGTCAACATCATGTCGTCAATGCTCGCCAAGCGTCTCGGCGCCAAGAAAGTGCTGACCCTGATCAATAACGCGGCCTACGTTGATCTGGTTCAGGGCGGCGAGATCGATATCGCCATCTCGCCGCAGCAAGCTACCATTGGCGGCCTGCTGACTCACGTGCGCAAGGGTGACATCGTCAACGTCCATTCGCTGCGACGTGGCGCAGCAGAGGCCATTGAAGCCATTGCCCACGGTGACGAGCGCTCTTCAAAGGTGGTCGGGCGGCGTATCGAAGATATCAACCTGCCGGATGGCACCACTATCGGCGCTATCGTGCGCGGTAAGGAAGTGCTGGTGGCGCATCATGATCTGGTGGTGAAATCCAATGATCACGTCATTCTGTTTGTTGTCGACAAGCGGCGCATCCGAGAAGTAGAGCGACTCTTCCAAGTCGGACTGACCTTCTTCTGATGCCGGCTATCATGTCCGACATCCCACACACCACCCTCATCACGTGCAGCGGAGGCGACGCATGAGCTTGCGCGTGATCTATCGCATCCTCGGCATCCTGTTGATGCTTTTCAGCGTGACGCTGGTGCCGCCGATGGTGATCTCGCTCGTGTTCGAAGATCGCACTCTAAGCGCCTTCGCCATCGCAATGGGCATCACTCTGCTGACGGGTTTTCTGCTCTACTATCCCAATCGACGGGCGCGCAAAGAGCTCAGAAACCGTGATGGGTTCCTGATCACGGTACTGTTCTGGACCGTACTGGGAGCCTTCGGGTCATTGCCTTTCATGCTGGCAGAAGACCCGAATCTGTCGATCATCGACGCCATGTTCGAATCCTTCTCAGGCCTTACCACGACTGGTGCGACGGTGATGACAGGCCTCGACCTGCTGCCGCACTCCATCCTTTATTATCGCCAGCAGCTACAGTGGTTAGGCGGCATGGGGATCGTGGTATTGGCGGTGGCGATCCTGCCGACATTGGGTATCGGTGGCATGCAGCTCTATCGCACCGAGATTCCCGGCCCGCTGAAGGATTCCAAGCTGACGCCGCGTATTACCGAGACAGCCAAGGCACTGTGGTATATCTACGCTGCGCTGACGCTGGTGTGCTTTGCCAGCTACTGGGCAGCCGGCATGAGTTGGTTCGATGCACTGGGACACAGTTTCTCGACGGTTGCCGTTGGCGGATTCTCGACACACGATGCCAGCATCGGCTACTTCGATTCCGCTACCATAGAGATGATCTGTGTGTTCTTCATGGTGGTGTCTTCAATCAGCTTCGGGCTGCACTTCGCCGCGTGGCGCGAAGGCCGCATCAGCCACTATCTGCGGGATCCGGAAACACGTTTCTTCCTGATTCTGCTGCTGATTCTGAGCTGCGTCACCATCGCTGGCCTGCTGCTCACCGGCAGCTACGATGATAGCAAGGCATTGCGCCACGGGCTCTTCGAAGCAGTATCCATCGCGACCACCACTGGCTTCGGCGTCGCCGACTTCACCGGCTGGCCTGGCGTGCTGCCGATGATGCTGTTCATCGCCGCCTTTATCGGCGCGTGTTCCGGCTCGGCGGGGGGGGGCATGAAGGTCATTCGCATTCTGCTGATCCTCAAGCAGGGAGCACGCGAGATCTACCGTCTGATTCACCCCAATGCCATCCTGTCGATCAAGGTAGGACGCATGCGTATCTCGGAAGGCGTGGCCGAGGCAGTCTGGGGCTTCTTCTCCGTCTACCTGCTGCTGTTTGTACTGATGATGCTGGGCATGCTGGCGACAGGTCTCGATCAGGTGACTGCCTGGTCAGCCGTCGGGTCGGCACTCAACAATCTGGGCCCGGGGCTCGGTGGGGTCGCCACCCACTTCGGCGATATTCCCAGCACTGCCAAAGGCATTCTGATATTGGCGATGTTGCTCGGCCGCCTCGAGATTTTCACCATCCTGGTACTGTTCGCACCTGCCTTCTGGCGGCGCTGACACCAGCATTCAGACAATGAAAAATGCCTCGCCGGAGATTCCGACGAGGCATTTTTCATATGATGTCATCTAAGCGTAAGGAGTGTTGCGTCGTAGGTTACTCGCTGCTGTCGCTAGCTTCACGTCTGGCCAACAAGCGAATCATCGCCGCTGTCGGCTCCAGTACATAGTGAATACGGCTAGCACGGTAGCAATCGTTAAAAGCGTCAAAGTAATCATCCAGCACACTGGCTGCGGCCTCTTCCCCTGCCTGACGCAATAACTCTGCGGCAACCTCTGCCGTGCATAGATGTGCCTCGGATGCAGCCTTGCGCAAGTGATAACGAGTGAGCCGCCGGGAGTGCAGCGGCAGTACCGGCAAGCCATCCAGGTAGGGGCTCCTTCGGAAGATACGCCGCGCCTGACGCCAGGTACCGTCAAGCATGATAAAGACAGGAATACGCAGCTCCCCCGTCGCGGTATGCGTCGGCACGCCCTCACCCACCCCTGCAATGGCGTTCACATCTACCACACGATCAGCATAGTCCGACTGATCATCCGGGAAGATGATGAACGGCTGATAACGATCATCCTCCAATAACGCCAACAACCGCGGATCTGGCTCGACGCGATACCAGCTGAAGACGTCAGTACCTTCCAGTACATCACCAATCAACCGCCCGGTGTTGGTCGGCTTGTAGTGTTCCAGCGGGTGCGTGATCAACCAGAAGCGGATACGTGACTCTGCCTTGACGCGATAAGGACACAGGCAGTTGAGCTGTGGCAGACGGCAGGCCTCGCAGCGAACTACCTGACTGCCGCGGGCCTTGAACTCACGCCGCGGATGGCTACCTTGCCATTCCTCAGGCTCGCCACTGGGCAGTGTAGTGATGCCGCCCCTATCCTTGGTATCACGGTCATCAGAAAAGGAAAGGTCTTCGGCCAGAGCGGTCGGCTCGGCATCTGCCAACGAGGAGCGGGAATCACACATGATGAGCAGTCAAGGCCAAAGAAAAAGGGACGCGCATTCTAGCATGCGCGTCCCCTCTCTCATGACCTCACCAGATCATATTGCCTCTAACGCTACCCCCAGAGACTACACCTCGTAACGATGCTTGCTACCCGTGACGAACTTCGGCGGACGGCGCTTCCAGTAACCCGCCAACAGCGAGCCTGACACGTTGTGCCAGATGGAGAAGATCGCCCCGGGAAGAGCTGCCGTCGCCGAGAAGAACTGACTCGCCAATGAGGCGGCGAGGCCAGAATTCTGCATGCCGACCTCAATGGCGATGGTGCGCGCGGTACGCTCATCCAGCCCGAATAGACGCGACAGGCCGTAACCAGCACCCAGGCCGATCGCGTTGTGCGCGACCACGGCCAATGCGACCAGCGGGCCGAGTGTGGCAAGGCGACCGACATTGAGCGATACCACGATAGCAATGATCAGTACGATCGCCAGCATGGCCAGACTCGCCAATGCAGATTCCCACTCGCGAATCGCATCACGCGCGAAGTGATGCACGATCACACCGAGCACGATGGGTGCGACTACCAGCTTGGCGATGCTGAACAACATCCCGCCCACCGGCACATTGATGTCGGTACCCAGCAGCCACCAGGTCAGCAGAGGTGTCATGACGATGGAGAGTAGCGTCGACGCCATGGTCATCGATACGGACAAGGCGACATGGCCACCCGCCAGCCATGTCATTACATTGGAGGAGGTACCTCCAGCCGTCGCACCGACCAATACCATGCCAACGGTCAGCGCCGGATCCAGCCCCAGTACCCGCGCGATCAGGAAAGCAGCCAGGGGCATTACGGTATATTGAAGAAGCAAGCCCAGCGCGATGGGCCATGGACGACGAGCCACACGGATAAAGTCTTCGCGTGACAACGTCAAGCCCATGGCAAACATGATCAGCGCCAGCAGTGGCTGAATGAAGTCCTTGAGCGCGACAAAAGGCGTCGGCGCAATGACTGCGAGGCCTGCAAAGACCAAGGCCCACAGGGGGAAGAAGCGATTGAGCGTCTCGAACATACTCTGGATTTCCGGTCGCCGAGGGAGCCTCGCCCCTCAGAATTGCTGGCCTGCCACCCACGGAAGGCCTGAAGCCGCGCATCATAACGTATCAGGCAAGCCAAGATGACCCTGATACAACCAATGGCGCACAAGGCGCGGCAACGCCTGACCAGCACTCTCGGCTAACGGAAGCACTCCCGGCTCGGCGAGCTCATTGGCATTGGGGTCTATCAGAATGATCGGAGCATCCAATGGTGCCGCCGCATAGAGATTGGACGCCGGCATCACCTTGAGTGACGTACCAACGATCAACAGCAGATCGGCTTCGGCTGCGAGTTCCTCGGCAATCCCGTAAAGCGGCACAGCCTCGCCAAACCACACGACATCCGGCCGTAGCTGACTGCCCTTGTCACACAGGTCACCCAGTCGTATACCGCCGCGAGTCAGTGGATAGCGCAGACCATGATCGACACTCGAACGCGCCTTGAGAATCTCGCCATGTAAATGCATGACCTCGCGGGAACCCGCACGCTCGTGCAGATCATCAATATTCTGAGTGATGACCGACACACGAAAGCCATTCTGCTCAAGCTCTGCCAGCGCCTTGTGAGCGGCATTGGGTCGCGCCCGCCTTACCTGAGCACGGCGATCATCATAAAAGCGCAGCACTTGTTCCGGGTCACGCCGAAACGCCTGCGGCGTAGCGATGTCCTCCAGTCGATGCTCCTCCCACAAACCATCCTCGGCACGGAAGGTACGCAGACCACTTTCAGCGCTGATGCCAGCACCGCTAAGTACGACCAGATGACGCCCATGCCGTGCGCCCGGGTCCTTGAAACCTTCACTCATCGAACATTCTCTCTGCTGGTCAGCCGCGTGAATGAATAGCACGGGGAAGTACTGCTGGCATTGTCTCACTCAATAATGAGCGCGTTCAGTCATCTATAAAGTCCTGACTGCGATCAATACCAAAGCGCCGTTTGTTGCGATAGGGATACACATCAATCACGCGGCCAGCCGCAATGGCATCCTGTAACCCTCGCCACCAACTGGCTTGAAAAATCTCCGGGTGCAGCTCATGGAACAGCTTACGCAGCCCCATGTCTGCAAACAGGAAAGGACCAAATTCTTCAGGAAAGATGTCATTGGGTCCGACCGAATACCACGGCTCGCTGGCCAATTCCTGCTCAGGATAATGCGCCTCGGGAATCTCGCGGAAATTACACTCCGTGAGGTAATTGATCTCGTCATAATCATAGAAGACGACGCGCCCATGACGCGTGACACCGAAATTCTTGAGCAGCATGTCGCCAGGGAAGATATCGGCGGCCGCCAGCTGCTTGATCGCATTGCCGTAGTCGTTCAGTACCGCACGCGTCTCCTCTGCATCACACTGTGCCAGATAGAGATTGAGCGGTGTCATCATGCGCTCGGTATAACAATGACGGATCAGTACCTTGTTGCCACGCAGACTGATGGAAGAGCCACAGACCTCCAACAGCTCAGCTAGACACTCGGGATCAAAATGATCACGGCCAACGGCAAAGTTGGAGAACTCTTGAGTGTCCGCCAGTCGTCCGACACGATCATGACGCTTGACCAGGCGATACTTCTCGCGCACCTGATCACGGCTCATGTCCTTGCCGGGCGCGAAACGGTCCTTGATCAGTTTGAACACCAATCGGTAGCTAGGCAGCACGAATACCGCCATCACCATGCCCCGCACACCCGGTGCGATGATGAATTGATCCGAACGACTCGCGACATGTTCATTGAGGCCGCGGAACAATTCTGTCTTGCCGTGCTTATAAAAGCCGATGGCGGCATAAAGCTCGCCGATGGGCTTGTCTGGCATCAGGGTCTGCAGGAAACCTACCACCTCGCCAGGCACCTCGATTTCCACCTGAAAATAGGCGCGGGTGAACGAGAAGATGATCGAGACTTCTTCCGGCTCGATGATGACGGTATCCAGATAGACACCGTCACGCTCGGTATGCAGTACCGGTAACACCAGGGGCAGCGTCTCTCCACCACCTTCGATACGCCCGACCAGATAGGCACCTTTATTGCGATAGAACACGCTACGCAACACCTCGAAGGCTGCATCCGGTGCATCGCGGACATGTGCCGGTAGAACATCAAGCAGCATCTCGGCACCCAGCGTGACATCGCGTCCTTGGTGCTCAAAAGCAATGCCGAGTGGGGCCTCGCACAGTACGCTCTCAAGCGCACCTGCCCAGTTACCGCTCACAGGGACACGGTGACTGATGCTCAACCCTGAGTGACGGGCAGGCTCCTGCCGCGAAGATGAAACGAACATCCACTCATCGCGGATGTGCCGGTGAGAAAACACGTTACAAAATATGGAGTTGTAGAACGTCTCTGCCAACTTATAGTCAAGGCGCTGGTCGATCAAGGCCATGTAGTGCTGCTTGGCATCGGTCCACAACGTACATTCGTTCAGTCGCTCTGTAACGAAAGCGCGCTCAAGCCGCTCCATCGTCGCTGCCACTTTCTCGTCATACAGGTTGATACGTGCCGCCGACGCTTGCTGCGCCTCGCGCCAATCGGCCTCAATGAAACGTCGCCGTGCATCACTGGAGATATGCTTGAAGCGCGAGCGATATTCATCGAAGCCATGTAGCACCGTCGCTGCCAGCCGCAGCCCCTGCTGACCATTGCCCCGTTCCTCACTTTCGTACCTGCTCATGCTTGCTCTCCCCTGCCCGCCCGAGTCGGCACGTCCCTCCGCGCCCCTCACCTCTACCATCTATATACCAAGCATGCGAGGTAGTAACACGTCAGGCGAGACGACAATGGTCGTGGGCGTTCAACCCTCCATCACCGAATGCTCATGCCTGAAACCAAAACGCCACCTCGCAAGAAGCGAGATGGCGTTTGAACAAGCGTAAGCAGCACGCTTTCTTATATCAGAGCTATATCAGAGCCAGTACTGCGTTGGCACAGAGGGCTAAACCTCTCGCCCCAACGCCATATCGAGACCAGACGCCGGCTGAACACGACGTTCTGCCTCGAAAAGGTCCTCGGCCATGCTGGCTTGCTCGGAGTCCATGTCCAGTGCATCGATGCGTGATGCCTTGAAACGATCTCTGGTGTCATCCAACCCGGCAAAGTCGAACAGCTCACGGTCCGCAAGGTGCGACGGCGCAACGGAGGTTACCGCATGGAACATGGTTTCCAGGCGCCCCGGATACTGGCGCTCCCAGTCCTGCAGCATGTCCTTGACCACCTGACGCTGCAGATTTTCCTGAGAACCACACAGGTTGCAGGGAATGATCGGGAATTCACGCGCGGCGGAATAGGCCTCGATATCGGATTCACGGCAGTAGGCAAGCGGGCGAATGACGATATTGCGCTGATCATCCGAGAGCAGCTTGGGCGGCATTGTCTTGAGCTTGCCCCCGAAGAACATATTGAGGAATAAAGTCTCGAGAATGTCATCGCGATGATGGCCAAGCGCTATCTTGGTCGCACCGATTTCCTGGGCAAAGCTGTAAAGCGAGCCACGACGCAGGCGCGAGCAAAGCCCGCAAGTAGTCTTTCCTTCCGGCACCTTCTCCTTGACGATGGAGTAGGTGTCGCGCTCGAGAACGTGGTATTCGACACCGACCGACTCAAGCCAGGCGGGCAATACATGCTCCGGGAAGCCGGGCTGTTTCTGATCTAGATTCACTGCCACCAGGCTGAACTCCACCGGCGCATTGCGCTGCAGGTTCATCAGGATATCCAGCATGGTGTAGGAGTCCTTGCCGCCAGACAGGCATACCATCACCTTGTCACCATCACGAATCATGCCGTAATCAGTGATCGCGGTACCGACCTGACGCCGTAGCCGTCGTTGCAGCTTGTTGAGGTCGCGCTTGCTGGTGGCACTGAATGTGCCACGGGTGTCCGTAAAGGACTCGGTATCAGGTGTGAGCATGGCAGTCAGGGCAGGCAGTTTGGAAGGGCGCACAGTCTAGCACTCGCCGATGGCACGTCACAGAGGAAGTCAGGCAGGGAGGGGTCGCGAGACAATGGCGTCATACAATGCACAACGCCCGCGAAAGGCGGGCGCTGAAGCAATTTATCGATGACGACTAAAGACGTACAAAGAGTTATAAAGAAGAACGACAACCTCAGAACAGTCGTAGTACTTCCAGGTAACGAATCACCACACCGCCAAGCATCACGATGATGCCAAAGCGTTGCAGGCGGAATTCAATGGCGGTCAGCGCCAGTTTACGCGACCAGAACATCAGTACACCACGTACATCCTGCGTACGACGGATATAGTGGCTGTAGGAAAACAGCACAATGGCAAGACCGAGAATCAAAAGCGTGTTGGTCGCGATCAGCATGTCGCACCTCGTGGGCAAAAACCCTAAGTCGGCAATAAAGGCATCAGGTATCCGAAGCCTTATCTGAAACCGGGCCTCGAGCACATGCCCGAAACCCGGTGGCCATCACCTGGCGCAGTGATGGCGATCCTGAGATGCGAAAGCATTCTCAGGCCTGACAGAGGCTGACTGACAGCAGGTCCGTGTTGCGAATGGCCTCTGCACGCTGTCGCCGCTTCATTATGATTATCAAGACTGCTCGGTATTACATCCTACATGGCTGGCCGTATTGCTGGCCTGGTGTGCACTGGCGTGTAATTTTGGTCAACCTCAGCCCCTCTTTGGGGCGTTGCATGAATCCAGTGTGTACAAGCCGAACGCTCATCGCCATTGGACATTCCGTCAACAGACCTTGGGTTAATATCCAAGAGGCTTATACCAGCCGCTTGCGAGCCTTATCCGATGATTCTGGCAACATCAGGCGCTGTGCCATCAGTGCACTGGTGACGGCGTCGCCCAGGGCGGTATGCCGACCGATCACTGGTACGCCCAGAGCGTCGGCCATGGCCTCAAAACGTAGATCAGGATGAGACTCTGGTTGTGCATGGTGGCAACTACGTAGATAGTCACGTGCCAGATCATGGCGCCGGTTAGGTAAATCAAAGCCCAACCGCGGCCGTAAATGCCGATTGATCACGGCAACATCAAAATCAATGCACCAGCCCACTAGCGGCCGGTTGCCGATAAACGCCAACAAGTGCTTCAGGGCATCGCCTAATGATTCGCCGCCGTGTAGATCAATACCACGCAGGCGATGAATACGGATCGAATCAGCCTGCAGGCTATTGGGTCGCTGAAGATGAATCGAGAGCGCACTGGATGTCTGTATGCGCCGTACATCGAAGCGTACCGCCGCTATTGATACCAGCTCCGCTCGACCGACCTCCAGACTGGTGGTCTCGCAGTCCAGTGCTACCCGCTCCCCTCCCAGATCATCGCCATGCCACGGCATGAATAGCTCGGAAAACTCACCATGCGCATGCCGGCGGCGATCAGCGGCACGTCTTATCTGCTGAAACATGCATCCTCCTTGGAGCAGATGCCCAGTACTCGATCGAGAGGTCTCTCAATATTCGAGGTGGTAACGGTGGGTCAGGCGTTGCTTGAAGTCCTTTACTCGACTGAGGGCATCACGCAGCAGATCACGCTCCAGAGATGACAGTGACTGAGTGATGATCAAGTTGGCACTCCCCTCATCCATGTCATCAGACACTGCCCCCAAAGTCCTCTCCGCTGATGCCGGGATAGCTGATGCTTCATCCAGACGGCGTAGCTGTTGGCGCAGGCGTAGCTCGGAAAACAACGATAGCGACTCAGAGAGGTCTTCGCTGTCACGCGCTCCGATACTGCCATCCGCGACAAGAGCGTCCAACCGAGCAAAGGTACTGGTTGCCATCACGCCACGTTCCAGCGCCATCGTGCGTACGCCATGGACGAGAGGAAAAATGCCACCTTTCTTGATATCGATGCCATGTCGCGGCGTACGCAGCGAGCCGAACAGTGTCAGCGGTGTCGAGAAACGTAACGCCGCACGAGCGAAATGCGAAAGCAGCAGCGCATCATGATTGACGTGACGTACCAGGTGACTGCGCAGGCTATCGACCAATTCCGCATTGCCGCCACTCGCTCGCGCATCAAAGACGATGGCCAGATTCATCAGAGCCTCACCGTCACGCCCCGCGCACCATCGGGCAATCTTGCCACGCCAACGCGACTCCGTAGCGACCCAATGCGGATTGGTGACCATCACGTTACCTGGACATGGCGGATAACCCAGTCGTGCAAGCGCAGCGCTGAAGCTTTCCATGACTGCTTCGCACTCAGGCCACTGATCACCATCAGCGAGAATCAGCCCATTGTCCTGATCGGTTTTAAGCAGCTGTTCTCCACGTCCTTCGCTACCCATCAACATCAGACAGCAGGTCTCTCGCCGCGCCTCGGTTACCGTCATCACGAAGGTACGCTCGACAAGTCGCCCATTGAGCGCGCTGAGCAGTGCCATCGCGTGTCGTAGATGCACGCCCTGCAGCACTAGCGCGCGTATGAGTTCCGGTAGACGAGCACTGGCCAGCGCCAGCGCTTCCATATCATTGGCACGTTCAATCTCCAGACTCACCAACTGACTACGATTGGAAAAGAATCCCAATACATCAGTGAGCTCAATCACACCGACGACAAGTGAATCCGGTCCCGGCGACTGCTGTACCACGACCCTCGCGACGCGATGACGCGTCATCTGGACAAGCGCCTGAAAGAGGTAGTCATCGGCCGTGACAGCCACCAGTGAAAAACTGCCCAGAGGAGCCAATCGATGTGTCGGCGCCAGCCCCTCCAATACGAGCGCATTGAGTAAATCAGTACGCGTCACAACGCCATAGCGCCCTTCCACCTCGATAATCAGACTGTCAGCGCGCGCTGCCTCCAGCGCTCTCACACCAGCATCGATACTGCTGGTAGCCGCGACCACCAATGGCGGTCGCATACAGTCCATCACGCGAGCCAGCATGAAGTCTGTCTGGTCACGACTCGGTCCAAGCCGGGTATCACGGTAGGCAGCTAGCAACCGTGCTTTATCACGCAAACTGCGCTGAAAAAAGTGACCAAAATCGGGGTTATCCGCGCACAACTGATGAAAAATTGCCGCCGGAAGTTGATAGCACAAGGTTTCCTGCTCACAGACAAAACGTGTGCGGCACTCACCGTTGAGCAGCGTCAGCGCACCAAAAATATCCCCCTGGCTGTAATGTCCAATATGCAAACTGGCCCAGGCATCCCGCCCTTCGTGGGCAGCCTGTTCCAACACGGACGACTCTGGTAGCGGTGTCTCGGGGGCCAACTCCGCCACCTCTCCCTTGTGAATGATGTAGACGGCGTCACCTACCGCGCCTGGTGTCAGCGGCTGGGCCAACGCTTCGAAATAACGAAGATCAACACTTTCCGCCAGACGCTGACGACTGCGTGAATCCAGCAGCCTGAACGGAGGCTCATCGAACGGTATATCAACCAATGTGGCTTGCATGACACGAACTCCACCTGTGCCCGTGTAGCGGAGTGCTGCTACGCGGGCCATCAAGCCACAAGGCCCCACCTGCGCAAGCACAGCGGGGCCTTGAGATATATGGGCCTGTCTACGTGACACTCTTTTCATTCACATGGACAGACCCTGCTACCTACCTTTCATCAGTGATCCACTGATGCCCCTGCACCGCGCGGGATACGGATATCCTCGACGATGTGCTGGATGTACTCGGGCGGTGGCGGTGTCACCTTGCAGACCAGTACCGCGACGAGGAAGTTGAGTATCATCCCCACCGTACCGATGCCTTCCGGCGAGACACCTAGCAGCCAATACTCAGCCGTGTTCAGCTCTGGCGAGATGAACTTGAAGAACACGATATAGCTGAAGGTGAAGATCAGCCCTACCAGCATCCCAGCGATCGCTCCTTCCTTGTTCATCCGCTTGGAGAAGATGCCCAGCAGGATGACGGGGAAGAAGCTCGATGCTGCCAATCCGAAGGCAAAGGCTACAACCTGGGCCACGAATCCGGGCGGATTGATACCGAAGTAGCCGGCAATCACGACTGCCACCGCTGCCGCCAGTCGCGCCGCCAACAACTCCTGCTTCTCAGTGATATTCGGCTTGAGCGTCTTCTTCAAGAGGTCATGCGAGATTGCCGACGAGATGACCAGGAGCAACCCGGCCGCTGTCGATAGCGCGGCCGCTACACCACCTGCGGCTACCAACGCGATGACCCAGGCCGGCAGATTGCCGATTTCAGGGTTGGCCAACACGATGATGTCGCGGTCGATATAAACCTCGCTCTCATTGTCAGTGGGCGCGTTGCTCAACAGACGCTGGCCATGCTCACCACGTGCTCCCTGACTGTCTGACGCACCTTCATAGGTGGGCGTACCGACAAACGGATCACCTCCGCGCATCTGGATGATGCCATCAGCATTCTTGTCGACCCAGCCGATCAGTCCCGTGTTTTCCCAGTTGTAGAACCATCCCGGCAACTCTTCATAAGCAGTCTCATTGACCGTCTCAATCAGATTGACACGAGCAAAAGCGCCCACGGCCGGTGCAGTGGTGTACAGCAGTGCAATGAAGAACAGTGCCCAACCCGCAGAGATGCGTGCATCACGTACTGTCGGGACGGTGAAGAAGCGCACGATGACGTGAGGCAAACCAGCAGTACCGCACATCAATGCAGCTGTAATGAAGAAGACATCGATAGTGGATTTTGAGCCTTCGGTGTACTCGCGGAAGCCGAGATCAGTCACAATTTGATCAAGTTTGTGCAGTAAATATACCCCCGTAT is part of the Cobetia sp. L2A1 genome and harbors:
- a CDS encoding 3'-5' exonuclease; the encoded protein is MFQQIRRAADRRRHAHGEFSELFMPWHGDDLGGERVALDCETTSLEVGRAELVSIAAVRFDVRRIQTSSALSIHLQRPNSLQADSIRIHRLRGIDLHGGESLGDALKHLLAFIGNRPLVGWCIDFDVAVINRHLRPRLGFDLPNRRHDLARDYLRSCHHAQPESHPDLRFEAMADALGVPVIGRHTALGDAVTSALMAQRLMLPESSDKARKRLV
- a CDS encoding sodium:solute symporter family protein, with translation MDVQLLTYLFVGASFALYIGIAVWSRAGSTKEFYVAGGGVHPIANGAATAADWMSAASFISMAGIIAYSGYDASVYLMGWTGGYVLLAMLLAPYLRKFGKFTVPDFVGDRYYSSVARTVAVVCVIFISFTYVAGQMRGTGIVFARFLEVDVNIGVMIGMAIVFFYAVLGGMKGVTYTQVAQYCVLIFAFLVPAVFLSIMMTGHVLPQTGFGGTLVDAQGNDTGVYLLHKLDQIVTDLGFREYTEGSKSTIDVFFITAALMCGTAGLPHVIVRFFTVPTVRDARISAGWALFFIALLYTTAPAVGAFARVNLIETVNETAYEELPGWFYNWENTGLIGWVDKNADGIIQMRGGDPFVGTPTYEGASDSQGARGEHGQRLLSNAPTDNESEVYIDRDIIVLANPEIGNLPAWVIALVAAGGVAAALSTAAGLLLVISSAISHDLLKKTLKPNITEKQELLAARLAAAVAVVIAGYFGINPPGFVAQVVAFAFGLAASSFFPVILLGIFSKRMNKEGAIAGMLVGLIFTFSYIVFFKFISPELNTAEYWLLGVSPEGIGTVGMILNFLVAVLVCKVTPPPPEYIQHIVEDIRIPRGAGASVDH
- a CDS encoding DUF294 nucleotidyltransferase-like domain-containing protein, coding for MQATLVDIPFDEPPFRLLDSRSRQRLAESVDLRYFEALAQPLTPGAVGDAVYIIHKGEVAELAPETPLPESSVLEQAAHEGRDAWASLHIGHYSQGDIFGALTLLNGECRTRFVCEQETLCYQLPAAIFHQLCADNPDFGHFFQRSLRDKARLLAAYRDTRLGPSRDQTDFMLARVMDCMRPPLVVAATSSIDAGVRALEAARADSLIIEVEGRYGVVTRTDLLNALVLEGLAPTHRLAPLGSFSLVAVTADDYLFQALVQMTRHRVARVVVQQSPGPDSLVVGVIELTDVLGFFSNRSQLVSLEIERANDMEALALASARLPELIRALVLQGVHLRHAMALLSALNGRLVERTFVMTVTEARRETCCLMLMGSEGRGEQLLKTDQDNGLILADGDQWPECEAVMESFSAALARLGYPPCPGNVMVTNPHWVATESRWRGKIARWCAGRDGEALMNLAIVFDARASGGNAELVDSLRSHLVRHVNHDALLLSHFARAALRFSTPLTLFGSLRTPRHGIDIKKGGIFPLVHGVRTMALERGVMATSTFARLDALVADGSIGARDSEDLSESLSLFSELRLRQQLRRLDEASAIPASAERTLGAVSDDMDEGSANLIITQSLSSLERDLLRDALSRVKDFKQRLTHRYHLEY
- the ttcA gene encoding tRNA 2-thiocytidine(32) synthetase TtcA, which gives rise to MLTPDTESFTDTRGTFSATSKRDLNKLQRRLRRQVGTAITDYGMIRDGDKVMVCLSGGKDSYTMLDILMNLQRNAPVEFSLVAVNLDQKQPGFPEHVLPAWLESVGVEYHVLERDTYSIVKEKVPEGKTTCGLCSRLRRGSLYSFAQEIGATKIALGHHRDDILETLFLNMFFGGKLKTMPPKLLSDDQRNIVIRPLAYCRESDIEAYSAAREFPIIPCNLCGSQENLQRQVVKDMLQDWERQYPGRLETMFHAVTSVAPSHLADRELFDFAGLDDTRDRFKASRIDALDMDSEQASMAEDLFEAERRVQPASGLDMALGREV